A section of the Humulus lupulus chromosome 2, drHumLupu1.1, whole genome shotgun sequence genome encodes:
- the LOC133815569 gene encoding uncharacterized protein LOC133815569 — MKTRGRGSSSKPVKSQQETLPESVPTATPSVPALIPAVSPTPGRRFKTTARKKVLALSGPISSSVLGASSKGVTFPNLDAKPIPASAVSLASPEGQIKAKPALGTSQSKSISTKDVSVPSDHDSESSLSPDVLTPKAKGKRKSKAVGSKKGKKAKVAKSKVPLDNLAEETDSEEDPSEASPVASDPKGTTPLAFPELSSKLAKQKGAPARNSDQSSFMFHKVYVRGHWYNFSPSEIAKALNLVPVEIDDSIEFAKDQVLSELVGQAMVWEPSTSLRVTDLTHFYGALFKFAMFNWMPTTHSSTITQDMAFLLFKIGTGVAIDLGAVIFDQIMSLSGAKRKGQHLMFPQVIYKLLDSQRPLKTSHETLTSPLVGPTYTVKDDHAPSTARKVKGINLASPASGNVVSDTPAVPTDLGAVQTGLTSLSVRFSLMEET; from the exons atgaagactcgaggCCGTGGTTCATCTTCCAAGCCTGTGAAATCTCAACAGGAGACACTTCCTGAATCTGTTCCCACTGCCACTCCTTCGGTCCCAGCCTTAATCCCTGCTGTCTCTCCTACTCCAGGTCGTCGTTTtaaaaccacagcaagaaagaaggttcttgctctttcggGTCCTATAAGTTCGTCTGTTCTTGGTGCTTCTAGCAAAGGAGTTACGTTCCCGAATTTGGATGCTAAGCCAATTCCAGCCTCGGCGGTTTCACTCGCCTCTCCTGAAGGTCAAATAAAAGCCAAACCGGCCTTGGGAACTAGTCAGTCCAAATCAATTTCCACTAAAGATGTGTCTGTTCCATCTGATCATGACTCTGAATCCTCACTATCACCTGATGTGttgacacccaaggcaaagggcaaacgTAAGTCCAAAGCTGTTGGGTCGAAGAAAGGGAAAAAGGCCAAAGTGGCTAAATCTaaag TTCCTCTTGATAATTTGGCTGAGGAGACTGACTCTGAAGAGGACCCATCTGAAGCCTCTCCAGTTGCATCGGACCCAAAAGGCACCACTCCTTTGGCATTTCCTGAATTGTCGTCCAAACTTGCAAAGCAAAAAGGTGCTCCTGCCCGTAactcag ACCAATCTTCTTTCATGTTCCATAAAGTttatgttaggggtcattggtataattttagcccgtccgAAATTGCTAAGGCTCTCAATCTCGTCCCTgtggagattgatgattctattgagtttgcaaaggatcaagtttTGTCTGAACTGGTTGGTcaggctatggtgtgggaaccaagcaCCTCTCTTCGAGTCACCGATCTCACTCATTTctatggtgctcttttcaaatttgctatgtttaattggatgcctaccacacATTCCTCCACCATCACACAAGATATGGCCTTcctattgttcaaaattggtaCTGGAGTCGCCATAGATCTTGGAGCTGTTATTTTTGACCAAATCATGTCTCTAAGTGGTGCCAAACGTAAGgggcaacacttgatgtttcctcAGGTCATTTACAAGCTTTTGGACTCTCAACGTCCTTTGAAGACGTCTcatgagaccttgacttctcctttggttggtccCACCTATACTGTCAAAGATGATCATGCTCCGTCCACCGCTCGAAAAGTCAAAGGAATTAATCTGGCTAGTCCTGCTTCTGGCAATGTTGTGTCTGACACTCCTGCTGTCCCGACTGATCTTGGTGCTGTCCAGACAGGACTTACCAGTCTTTCTGTCCGGTTCTCTCTCATGGAGGAAACTTAG